One segment of Comamonas thiooxydans DNA contains the following:
- a CDS encoding bifunctional adenosylcobinamide kinase/adenosylcobinamide-phosphate guanylyltransferase, translated as MPRTQLILGGQKSGKSRRAELLAHQWLQADAGHQAALVATGQAWDAEMSERIARHQRDRAERVPGMQTIEEPRELAQVLALHSSPQRLLVIDCLTLWLTNWLMPVQAENLKGNQPQSIDWKEQLVLFLKALDEAAGPVILVGNEIGLGVIPMGREVRAFVDALGLLNQQAAAHCESVTLMCAGLPLALKGPQA; from the coding sequence ATGCCGCGTACCCAGCTGATTCTCGGCGGGCAGAAAAGTGGCAAATCCCGTCGCGCAGAGTTGCTGGCGCACCAGTGGCTGCAGGCGGATGCCGGGCATCAGGCAGCGCTGGTGGCCACCGGCCAGGCCTGGGATGCGGAAATGAGCGAGCGCATTGCACGCCACCAGCGTGACCGTGCCGAGCGCGTGCCCGGCATGCAGACCATAGAGGAGCCGCGCGAGCTGGCCCAGGTGCTGGCCCTGCACAGCAGCCCGCAGCGGCTGCTGGTGATTGATTGCCTGACCTTGTGGCTGACGAACTGGTTGATGCCGGTGCAGGCTGAGAATTTGAAAGGAAATCAGCCTCAATCCATTGACTGGAAAGAGCAGCTAGTTCTCTTTTTGAAAGCGCTGGATGAAGCCGCCGGCCCCGTCATTCTGGTGGGGAACGAGATTGGCTTGGGCGTGATTCCCATGGGCCGCGAAGTGCGCGCCTTTGTCGATGCGCTGGGCTTGCTCAATCAGCAGGCGGCTGCGCATTGCGAAAGCGTCACGCTGATGTGCGCCGGCTTGCCGCTGGCGCTGAAAGGGCCGCAGGCATGA
- a CDS encoding ABC transporter substrate-binding protein, with protein sequence MRATVKRFAAAALLVCGLAGALSVAAQPVQISDARGVQVQLAKPPQRIVSLLPSLTESLCALGGCERLVGVDRYSNWPAHVKTLPVVGGGLDPNIESIVALKPDLVLVSMASRAIARMEALGLKVVALEPRTHEEARTVMQKLGQLLALPPAQGADRVWAGIEADLNKAAASVPDAMRGQRVYFEASRGPYAAGEKSFIGQTLARLQLRNVIDARQGPFPRLNPEYVVKLDPDILMAGERSWKTGVPEYPGWAQMRAVKQGAICAFTPEQSDILVRPGPRMAEGAQIIVQCLQRLAARQGKSP encoded by the coding sequence ATGAGGGCCACCGTAAAACGGTTTGCCGCTGCTGCGCTGCTTGTTTGCGGCCTGGCCGGGGCTTTGTCGGTGGCGGCGCAACCCGTGCAGATTTCCGATGCGCGTGGCGTCCAGGTGCAGCTGGCCAAGCCGCCGCAGCGCATCGTCAGCCTGCTGCCCTCGCTGACCGAGAGCCTGTGCGCGCTGGGCGGCTGCGAGCGTCTGGTGGGGGTGGATCGCTATTCCAACTGGCCAGCCCATGTGAAGACCTTGCCCGTGGTGGGTGGTGGGCTGGATCCGAACATCGAGAGCATTGTGGCGCTCAAGCCCGATCTGGTGCTGGTTTCCATGGCATCACGGGCCATTGCACGAATGGAGGCGCTGGGTCTCAAGGTGGTGGCGCTGGAGCCGCGCACCCACGAGGAAGCGCGCACTGTGATGCAGAAGCTGGGCCAGCTGCTGGCCTTGCCGCCAGCCCAGGGCGCAGACCGCGTCTGGGCCGGAATCGAAGCCGACCTGAACAAGGCCGCAGCCAGCGTGCCCGATGCCATGCGCGGTCAGCGTGTTTACTTTGAAGCCAGCCGTGGCCCCTACGCCGCCGGTGAAAAGTCCTTTATCGGCCAGACACTGGCGCGGCTGCAGCTGCGCAATGTGATCGATGCCAGGCAAGGACCGTTTCCGCGCCTGAACCCCGAATATGTGGTCAAGCTGGACCCGGACATTCTGATGGCCGGCGAGCGGTCCTGGAAAACCGGTGTGCCGGAATACCCGGGCTGGGCCCAGATGCGGGCGGTGAAGCAGGGCGCGATCTGCGCCTTCACGCCCGAGCAATCCGACATTCTGGTGCGCCCCGGCCCGCGCATGGCGGAGGGGGCGCAGATCATCGTCCAGTGTCTGCAGCGTCTGGCGGCGAGGCAGGGCAAGAGCCCATGA
- a CDS encoding iron ABC transporter permease, whose amino-acid sequence MKASISSHHRRGQRGLATAWLLLWLTLAAALLALLGAGIGSTGFESVLHARHDPLAWQIVMDIRLPRTAAALLAGGLLGLAGAIAQGVFRNPLADPYLLGSASGASLGVALAMAALGVSPFALAGLARWGVTGAAFAGAVLAVVLTLVLAKGVQNTMRLLLAGVVVGVVLGAAASLVLLMNPDIMQAMQSFMLGSTAFAGWNACALMLWVLLPALLLACCLSRVLDGLALGEATAHSLGLPLAPLRLLLIVLLALATGTAVAQTGLIAFVGLAAPHLVRSMVRALYRWLLALSSLMGAVLLLAADLLARWLIAPQELPVGVLTAVLGGSYLLWLMHKRGAMPSGEGA is encoded by the coding sequence ATGAAAGCCAGCATCTCCAGTCATCACCGCAGGGGGCAGCGCGGGCTGGCCACTGCCTGGCTGCTGCTGTGGCTGACGCTGGCTGCGGCTTTGCTGGCGCTGCTGGGCGCGGGTATCGGCAGCACCGGGTTCGAGAGCGTGCTGCATGCCCGGCATGACCCACTGGCCTGGCAGATCGTGATGGACATTCGTCTGCCGCGCACGGCTGCCGCGTTGCTGGCTGGCGGCCTGCTGGGGTTGGCGGGAGCGATTGCTCAGGGTGTGTTTCGCAATCCCCTGGCGGACCCTTATCTGTTGGGCAGTGCCTCGGGCGCGTCGCTGGGCGTGGCGCTGGCCATGGCTGCCCTGGGTGTCTCGCCCTTCGCTCTGGCCGGCCTGGCCCGCTGGGGCGTGACGGGTGCGGCTTTTGCCGGTGCCGTGCTTGCCGTGGTGCTGACCCTGGTGCTGGCCAAGGGCGTGCAGAACACCATGCGCCTGCTGCTGGCCGGTGTGGTGGTGGGCGTGGTGCTAGGCGCCGCCGCATCGCTGGTATTGTTGATGAACCCCGACATCATGCAGGCCATGCAATCCTTCATGCTGGGCAGCACGGCCTTTGCGGGCTGGAATGCCTGCGCACTCATGCTGTGGGTGCTGCTGCCCGCGCTGCTGCTGGCCTGCTGCCTGAGCCGCGTGCTCGACGGGCTGGCACTCGGCGAGGCCACGGCCCATAGTCTGGGCCTGCCGCTGGCGCCGCTGCGTCTGTTGCTGATCGTGCTGCTGGCTCTGGCCACGGGCACCGCCGTGGCGCAGACCGGCCTGATCGCTTTTGTAGGCCTGGCTGCACCTCATCTGGTGCGTTCCATGGTGCGTGCGCTGTACCGCTGGCTGCTGGCACTCAGCAGTCTGATGGGAGCGGTGCTGCTGCTGGCTGCCGACCTGCTGGCGCGCTGGCTGATCGCACCTCAGGAGCTGCCCGTGGGGGTGCTCACCGCCGTGCTGGGAGGCAGCTATCTGCTCTGGCTGATGCACAAACGTGGCGCCATGCCGTCTGGAGAGGGCGCATGA
- a CDS encoding ABC transporter ATP-binding protein, with protein MSGNAETGIALATEALSVQLGEREVLCQLSLQIPKGRWTAIVGPNGAGKSTLLRAMAGMRAANQRQSGAVFLQGRKLGDWNGRERAKALAWLGQNQPVAADMAVYDLVMLGRLPHQGWLAPASNADRQAVEQALRQTHAWDWRQRSIGQLSGGERQRVLLARALAVQARTLLMDEPLANLDPPHQTDWMLTARSLVQQGVTLVSVLHELSFALLADEMVVMQAGRITHQGACGDPATHAALEAVFDRRIQVRELDGLWLALPRLS; from the coding sequence ATGAGCGGCAATGCCGAGACCGGAATCGCTTTGGCGACCGAGGCTCTGAGCGTGCAACTGGGCGAGCGCGAGGTGCTGTGTCAGCTCAGTCTGCAGATTCCCAAAGGCCGCTGGACGGCCATCGTCGGCCCCAATGGCGCGGGTAAGTCCACGCTGCTGCGCGCCATGGCTGGCATGCGTGCCGCCAACCAGCGGCAAAGCGGTGCCGTGTTTTTGCAGGGCCGCAAGCTCGGCGACTGGAATGGCAGAGAGCGTGCCAAGGCACTGGCCTGGCTGGGCCAGAATCAGCCCGTTGCGGCCGATATGGCCGTCTATGACCTGGTCATGCTGGGGCGCTTGCCCCACCAGGGCTGGCTGGCACCGGCCTCGAACGCCGACCGGCAGGCCGTGGAGCAGGCGCTGCGCCAGACCCATGCCTGGGACTGGCGCCAGCGCAGTATAGGCCAGCTATCGGGCGGTGAACGCCAGCGCGTGCTGCTGGCGCGGGCCCTGGCCGTGCAGGCCCGGACCCTCCTGATGGACGAGCCGCTGGCCAATCTTGACCCGCCGCACCAGACCGACTGGATGCTGACGGCCCGCAGTCTGGTGCAGCAAGGCGTGACCCTGGTCAGCGTGCTGCACGAGCTGTCCTTTGCCCTGCTGGCCGACGAGATGGTCGTCATGCAGGCCGGCCGTATCACCCACCAGGGCGCTTGCGGCGATCCTGCCACCCATGCCGCGCTGGAGGCCGTGTTTGACCGGCGCATACAGGTGCGCGAACTCGACGGCCTGTGGCTGGCCCTGCCGCGCCTGAGCTGA
- the cobO gene encoding cob(I)yrinic acid a,c-diamide adenosyltransferase: protein MNIETPPTEKPYEKPEGERRGLIIVNTGNGKGKSTAAFGLAFRATGRGKAVKVYQFMKVPTARFGEHRLAEQVGLPIEGLGDGFSWKSRDLDHSAQLARDGWEKAKADILSGELFLVVLDEITYPLIYGWLPLQEVLDTLKARPKDVHVCLTGRRCPQEIIDIADTVTEMTLIKHAFQAGIPAQRGIED from the coding sequence ATGAATATTGAAACTCCTCCCACCGAGAAGCCTTACGAAAAGCCCGAGGGCGAGCGCCGCGGCCTGATCATCGTCAACACCGGCAATGGCAAGGGCAAGAGCACGGCCGCCTTTGGTCTGGCCTTTCGTGCCACGGGCCGAGGCAAGGCCGTCAAGGTCTACCAGTTCATGAAGGTGCCGACGGCGCGCTTTGGCGAGCATCGCCTGGCCGAGCAGGTCGGTCTGCCCATCGAAGGGCTGGGCGATGGCTTCAGCTGGAAGAGCAGGGACCTCGATCACTCCGCCCAGCTGGCGCGTGACGGCTGGGAAAAGGCCAAGGCCGATATTCTCTCGGGCGAGCTGTTTCTGGTCGTGCTCGACGAGATCACCTATCCGCTGATCTATGGCTGGCTGCCGCTGCAGGAGGTGCTGGACACGCTCAAGGCACGCCCCAAGGATGTGCATGTCTGCCTGACGGGCCGCCGCTGCCCGCAGGAGATCATCGACATCGCCGACACCGTGACCGAGATGACGCTGATCAAACATGCTTTCCAGGCGGGTATTCCCGCTCAAAGAGGTATCGAAGACTGA
- the bluB gene encoding 5,6-dimethylbenzimidazole synthase yields MTESKTSSFATIAATPFTEAERDAVYRAIYERRDMRHFAGGKVADEVLLRLLRAAHHAPSVGFMQPWRFIRVRSAELRLQIHGLIEEERVRTAHALGEREEDFMKLKVQGVLDAAEVLVVAMPPGREAHIFGRRTLPEMDIASSACAIQNLWLAARAEGLGMGWVSIFDPLALARLLQMPEGAHPLGVLCLGPVDAYYAEPMLQQEKWACRAPLEDMLMDDVWDDSRVVAAATKGKQGSGPCAAKGKTDA; encoded by the coding sequence ATGACCGAATCCAAGACCAGCTCCTTCGCGACGATTGCTGCAACGCCTTTTACCGAGGCCGAGCGGGATGCCGTCTACCGCGCCATCTATGAGCGCCGCGACATGCGCCATTTTGCGGGCGGGAAGGTGGCCGACGAGGTCTTGCTGCGCCTGTTGCGTGCAGCGCATCACGCGCCCAGCGTGGGGTTCATGCAGCCCTGGCGCTTTATTCGGGTCAGGAGCGCCGAATTGCGCCTGCAGATCCACGGTCTGATCGAGGAGGAGCGCGTGCGCACCGCCCATGCCCTGGGCGAACGTGAAGAAGACTTCATGAAGCTCAAGGTCCAGGGTGTGCTCGATGCGGCCGAGGTGCTGGTTGTCGCCATGCCGCCGGGACGCGAGGCACATATCTTCGGCCGCCGCACCCTGCCCGAGATGGACATCGCCAGCAGCGCCTGTGCCATCCAGAACCTCTGGCTGGCCGCGCGTGCCGAAGGTCTGGGCATGGGCTGGGTCTCGATTTTCGATCCGCTGGCGCTGGCCAGATTGCTGCAGATGCCTGAAGGCGCCCATCCGCTGGGCGTGCTCTGCCTGGGCCCTGTCGATGCCTACTATGCCGAGCCCATGCTGCAGCAGGAGAAATGGGCCTGCCGGGCACCTCTGGAAGACATGCTGATGGACGATGTCTGGGATGACTCGCGCGTGGTGGCTGCGGCCACCAAGGGCAAGCAGGGTAGTGGGCCGTGCGCCGCGAAGGGCAAAACAGACGCATGA
- the cbiB gene encoding adenosylcobinamide-phosphate synthase CbiB, which yields MTSFGWTELIGLSLSPLAWLYQTFTAGDLAALNWAANVQAGLLAVLVALLLDRLWGEPPVWLHPVVLMGKLLGWSGQVLAPRAEVQSDYLRFCLAALVWCALAALFFMVYGLAQFMLGFAPWWLWGLVMGVLLKPLLSWRMLRDEVLAVEAALQQSLPAGRERLSWLVSRDTTQLDEATVRESAIETLAENLSDSVIAPLFWFAVAGLPGAAVYRFANTADAMWGYPGWRGQGDRRRHWQWAGKWAARADDVLNWIPARITAMWLALLAGGLSWAGLRRDAAVTPSPNGGWPMGAMAQAIGVQLSKPGVYRLNPQGRAPQAVDLEMSVRFASKVIAVHVLIALAAMILIVVWRGWLLANV from the coding sequence ATGACGAGTTTTGGCTGGACTGAGCTGATCGGTCTTTCTCTCAGTCCACTGGCATGGCTTTATCAGACATTTACCGCCGGTGATCTGGCAGCGCTCAACTGGGCTGCCAATGTGCAGGCTGGCTTGCTGGCCGTGTTGGTGGCCCTGCTGCTGGACCGGCTTTGGGGCGAGCCGCCGGTGTGGCTGCACCCCGTGGTGCTGATGGGCAAATTGCTGGGCTGGTCGGGGCAGGTACTTGCACCGCGTGCCGAAGTGCAGAGTGACTATCTGCGGTTTTGCCTGGCAGCGCTTGTCTGGTGTGCACTGGCAGCTCTGTTTTTCATGGTTTATGGCCTGGCCCAGTTCATGCTGGGTTTTGCCCCCTGGTGGCTCTGGGGTCTGGTGATGGGGGTGCTGCTCAAGCCGCTGCTGTCCTGGCGCATGCTCAGGGATGAGGTGCTGGCCGTGGAAGCCGCTCTGCAGCAATCGCTGCCCGCCGGGCGGGAGCGCCTGAGCTGGCTGGTGAGCCGCGACACGACACAGCTGGACGAGGCCACCGTGCGCGAAAGCGCCATCGAGACGCTGGCCGAGAACCTCAGCGACTCCGTGATTGCTCCGCTGTTCTGGTTTGCCGTGGCCGGTTTGCCCGGGGCGGCCGTCTATCGTTTTGCCAATACGGCCGATGCCATGTGGGGCTACCCCGGCTGGCGAGGCCAGGGCGACCGCCGCCGCCACTGGCAATGGGCGGGCAAATGGGCGGCCCGCGCCGACGATGTGCTCAACTGGATTCCGGCGCGCATCACCGCAATGTGGCTGGCGCTGCTGGCTGGCGGCCTGTCCTGGGCCGGTTTGAGGCGCGATGCAGCCGTGACGCCATCGCCCAATGGTGGTTGGCCCATGGGCGCCATGGCGCAGGCAATAGGGGTTCAGCTTTCCAAACCCGGCGTCTATCGACTCAACCCGCAGGGGCGGGCACCGCAGGCGGTTGATCTGGAGATGTCTGTAAGATTTGCATCAAAAGTGATTGCAGTGCATGTCCTGATTGCGTTAGCAGCTATGATTTTGATTGTTGTGTGGAGAGGATGGCTGCTTGCCAATGTTTGA
- a CDS encoding aminotransferase class I/II-fold pyridoxal phosphate-dependent enzyme, with translation MFDVNAAAMHGGTDALGVPAHDFSTNRNACGPCPMAVKALQAAHVAQYPDPQYRALRAQLAAFHGVAVERILIGGSSSELIHRLTLHAVRSGAKSVQFPQHHYGDYLQAARVWRLALCRRTEAAVAPVLSWACEPSSPLGAVEDVWPAWQQPPAQKEWRVLDCAYRPLWLEEQPPVRNFDTVWQLWTPNKALGMTGVRAAYAIAPLQAAAAELQALNALAASWVVGSHGVAMLQAWVTDEVQQWLAHSLTTLRRWKAQQLALCERLGWQIVPGHQANYFVASLPLAELAAPLAGLRAQGIKLRDCASFGLAGHVRLGVLPPVSQAALEQAWKSIQ, from the coding sequence ATGTTTGATGTGAATGCGGCAGCCATGCATGGCGGTACCGATGCGCTGGGCGTTCCGGCGCATGATTTTTCGACCAATCGCAATGCCTGCGGGCCTTGTCCCATGGCCGTGAAGGCGCTGCAGGCTGCCCATGTCGCGCAGTACCCCGATCCGCAATACAGGGCATTGCGCGCGCAGCTGGCAGCTTTTCATGGCGTGGCGGTGGAGCGCATCCTGATCGGCGGCAGCAGCAGCGAGCTGATTCATCGCCTCACGCTGCACGCTGTGCGCAGCGGTGCCAAAAGCGTGCAGTTTCCCCAGCATCACTATGGCGACTATCTGCAGGCCGCGCGGGTGTGGCGGCTGGCGTTGTGCCGCCGCACAGAAGCGGCCGTGGCGCCGGTGCTCAGCTGGGCCTGCGAGCCATCAAGCCCGCTGGGGGCGGTGGAAGACGTCTGGCCTGCCTGGCAGCAGCCGCCGGCGCAGAAGGAATGGCGCGTGCTGGACTGCGCCTATCGTCCGCTATGGCTGGAGGAGCAGCCACCCGTGCGCAATTTCGACACGGTCTGGCAACTGTGGACGCCGAATAAGGCTCTGGGCATGACGGGCGTGCGGGCGGCCTATGCGATTGCTCCCCTGCAGGCCGCAGCGGCAGAGCTGCAGGCGCTGAACGCGCTGGCGGCATCCTGGGTGGTGGGCTCGCATGGCGTGGCCATGCTGCAGGCCTGGGTGACGGACGAGGTTCAGCAATGGCTGGCCCACAGCCTGACGACCTTGCGCCGCTGGAAGGCGCAGCAGCTGGCGCTGTGCGAGAGACTGGGCTGGCAGATCGTTCCCGGTCATCAGGCCAATTACTTTGTCGCAAGTCTGCCGCTGGCGGAGCTTGCCGCGCCTCTGGCCGGCCTGCGTGCCCAGGGCATCAAGCTGCGCGACTGTGCAAGCTTTGGTCTGGCCGGCCATGTGCGGCTGGGTGTGCTGCCGCCCGTGTCGCAGGCTGCGCTGGAGCAAGCCTGGAAAAGCATCCAATGA
- a CDS encoding HipA family kinase, whose product MRSVLVERYVTPLREGGSMPAIVETDDLGTYVLKFRGAGQGVRALMAEIISGGMARALGLPVPEIVLLHLNGDLSRTESDPEIQDLIRASDGLNVGLDYLPGSINFDPAVDAVDDDFASRLVWFDTLVSNVDRTARNTNMLMYQKQPWLIDHGASLTFHHAWNGVVTDPAKPFAPSAEHVLLPQASQLAQLDAQLAARLGPEVLKSILDEVPDCFLEQAAADKEGDVLKNVQAHRAAYVNYFVARLAERGRWLQGVIDARA is encoded by the coding sequence CTGCGCTCGGTGCTGGTGGAGCGCTATGTCACGCCGCTGCGTGAAGGCGGCTCCATGCCGGCAATTGTCGAGACCGACGATCTGGGCACCTATGTGCTCAAGTTCCGGGGAGCCGGGCAGGGCGTGCGCGCGCTGATGGCCGAGATCATCTCGGGTGGCATGGCTCGCGCGCTGGGCCTGCCGGTGCCCGAGATCGTGCTGCTGCACTTGAACGGCGACCTGTCCCGCACCGAGTCCGACCCCGAGATTCAGGACCTGATTCGCGCCAGCGACGGGCTGAACGTGGGGCTGGACTATCTGCCGGGCTCCATCAACTTTGACCCGGCAGTGGACGCGGTGGACGACGACTTTGCCTCGCGCCTCGTGTGGTTCGACACCCTGGTCAGCAATGTGGACCGCACGGCGCGCAACACCAATATGCTGATGTACCAGAAGCAGCCCTGGCTGATCGATCATGGCGCGAGTCTGACGTTTCACCATGCCTGGAATGGAGTGGTTACCGATCCGGCCAAGCCTTTTGCGCCCAGTGCCGAGCATGTGCTGCTGCCGCAGGCCAGCCAGCTGGCGCAGCTGGATGCGCAGCTGGCCGCCAGGCTGGGGCCCGAGGTGCTGAAGAGCATTCTGGACGAGGTGCCCGACTGCTTTCTGGAGCAGGCCGCCGCCGACAAAGAGGGCGATGTGCTCAAGAATGTGCAGGCCCATCGCGCGGCCTACGTGAATTATTTCGTGGCCCGGCTCGCCGAGCGTGGCCGCTGGTTGCAAGGAGTGATCGATGCACGCGCATGA
- a CDS encoding DUF3037 domain-containing protein: protein MHAHEVYDYAIVRVVPRVEREEFVNAGVILSCQRTGHLQAAVALDEQRLLALDPNVDLEAVHRHLGSIVAICEGRVDGGPIAQLPMRARYHWLTAKRSSIIQTSPSHMGMCTHPGEALARILQRVVLPIPTET, encoded by the coding sequence ATGCACGCGCATGAGGTCTACGACTACGCCATCGTGCGGGTAGTGCCGCGCGTGGAGCGTGAGGAATTTGTGAACGCGGGTGTCATCCTCTCCTGCCAGCGCACCGGCCATCTGCAGGCGGCCGTGGCCCTTGACGAACAGCGTCTGCTGGCGCTGGACCCGAATGTGGATCTGGAGGCCGTGCACCGTCACCTGGGCTCCATCGTGGCCATCTGCGAAGGCCGGGTCGATGGCGGGCCGATTGCGCAGCTGCCCATGCGTGCACGCTATCACTGGCTCACGGCCAAGCGCAGCAGCATCATCCAGACCTCGCCCTCGCATATGGGCATGTGCACCCATCCCGGCGAGGCGCTGGCCCGAATCCTGCAGCGCGTGGTGCTGCCGATCCCAACCGAGACCTGA
- a CDS encoding cobyric acid synthase has product MTARCIMVLGTSSGAGKSWVATALCAYYRSQGLKVAPFKAQNMSNNARVVATPEGRWGEIGTAQYLQALAAGAVPDVRMNPLLLKPEADTRSQVVLFGQVNDELSAMPWRGRSLKVWPQIAQALDELRAENDVVVIEGAGSPAEINLHASDVVNMRVAKHCNAHCLLVSDIDRGGAFAHLYGTWALLPEDEQKLIKGFVLNKFRGDAALLAPAPQMLEEKTGVPTVACIPMQFQHGLPEEDGVFDDRGSTGAGRAVHTTIAIIAYPRISNLDEFQPLLQVPGVRVVWARSPAQLAEADWVILPGSKATAADLAWMRGQGLDAAVVAHVGLGKRVLGICGGLQMLGEALIDLHGVDGNAAGLGLLPLATLFAQDKTVQPTTLQLPALQAPWNALSGVPARGYEIHHGQTQLRADMQAASVRPAQELLPGMLWQGGNSAVIGTYLHGLFENAEVIHALFGHDAPSLEQVFERLAQGVEQWFEPTALQALA; this is encoded by the coding sequence ATGACAGCACGTTGCATCATGGTGCTGGGCACCAGCAGTGGCGCGGGCAAGAGCTGGGTGGCTACGGCACTGTGTGCCTACTACCGCAGCCAGGGCCTGAAGGTTGCGCCGTTCAAGGCGCAGAACATGAGCAACAACGCGCGCGTTGTGGCCACGCCCGAGGGCCGCTGGGGTGAGATCGGCACGGCCCAGTATCTGCAGGCGCTGGCCGCGGGTGCGGTTCCCGATGTACGCATGAACCCGCTGTTGCTCAAGCCCGAGGCCGACACGCGCAGCCAGGTCGTGCTGTTCGGACAGGTCAATGACGAGCTGAGCGCCATGCCCTGGAGGGGGCGCAGCCTCAAGGTCTGGCCGCAGATCGCGCAGGCGCTGGACGAGTTGCGTGCCGAAAACGATGTGGTGGTGATCGAAGGCGCCGGCTCCCCGGCCGAAATCAATCTGCATGCGAGCGATGTGGTCAATATGCGCGTGGCCAAACATTGCAACGCACATTGCCTGCTGGTCTCGGACATAGACCGTGGCGGCGCCTTTGCCCATCTCTACGGCACCTGGGCACTGCTGCCCGAGGATGAGCAAAAGCTCATCAAGGGTTTTGTGCTCAACAAGTTCCGGGGCGATGCAGCACTGCTGGCACCGGCGCCCCAGATGCTGGAAGAGAAGACGGGGGTGCCCACGGTGGCCTGCATTCCCATGCAGTTCCAGCACGGTCTGCCCGAAGAGGACGGTGTGTTCGATGATCGCGGCAGCACGGGGGCCGGGCGGGCCGTACACACCACGATTGCCATCATCGCCTATCCGCGCATCAGCAATCTCGATGAATTTCAGCCCCTGCTGCAAGTGCCGGGCGTGCGCGTGGTCTGGGCTCGCTCTCCCGCGCAACTCGCCGAGGCGGACTGGGTCATTTTGCCGGGCAGCAAGGCCACGGCTGCCGACCTGGCCTGGATGCGTGGACAAGGGCTGGATGCAGCCGTCGTTGCTCATGTCGGACTCGGCAAGCGTGTGCTGGGTATTTGCGGCGGTCTGCAGATGCTGGGCGAGGCGCTGATCGATCTGCATGGAGTGGACGGCAATGCCGCAGGCCTGGGCCTGCTGCCGCTGGCGACCCTGTTTGCGCAGGACAAGACCGTGCAACCCACGACCCTGCAACTGCCTGCGCTGCAAGCCCCATGGAATGCCCTGAGCGGCGTGCCGGCACGTGGCTACGAGATCCACCACGGCCAGACCCAGCTGCGAGCCGACATGCAGGCAGCCAGTGTGCGACCGGCTCAGGAGTTGTTGCCCGGCATGCTATGGCAGGGAGGCAACAGCGCTGTCATCGGTACCTATCTGCACGGCCTGTTTGAAAACGCCGAGGTGATCCATGCGCTGTTCGGCCACGATGCACCCAGTCTGGAGCAGGTGTTTGAGCGGCTGGCGCAGGGCGTGGAGCAATGGTTTGAGCCGACCGCGCTCCAAGCGTTGGCCTGA